A window of Streptomyces marispadix contains these coding sequences:
- a CDS encoding sulfotransferase, which produces MAISSRTARRGGRAEGEETTVRTGIKTLTFVVGTGRSGSTALSQVLRLHPDVLSLNELYASIDGPPALSEQPLTGEEFWRCLREPMPVFDTMVRSGTPLPEFIYSRHPEWRYDAETTGIPAISMMALPHLSDDPDAFLDALEPEVRGWPERPAPQQWHALFGAIASRIGGREAAVERSGYSLHRVGLLHRLFPEARFVHLYRHGPDCALSMSRHNGYRMISLLREIVRRSGVESASELTDDHIKQLPDDLAPLLSPRYDPSLVLDREMPVPEFGTLWSELVCEGVESLSEIPAGQRTSLSYERLLDAPRQELARLADFIGVQPFAEWLEEGDELLDGTGRLGSSLRLPERVLAELRENCARGEEALGVSGSDSPRLPQS; this is translated from the coding sequence GTGGCGATCAGTAGCCGAACGGCCCGCCGCGGCGGACGGGCCGAGGGGGAGGAGACCACCGTGCGGACGGGCATCAAGACCCTGACCTTCGTCGTCGGCACCGGGCGCAGCGGCTCGACGGCGCTGTCACAGGTGCTGCGGCTGCATCCCGACGTGCTCAGCCTCAACGAGCTGTACGCCTCCATCGACGGCCCGCCCGCCCTGTCCGAACAGCCGCTGACGGGCGAGGAGTTCTGGCGATGCCTGCGCGAGCCGATGCCGGTCTTCGACACGATGGTGCGCAGCGGCACCCCGCTGCCCGAGTTCATCTACAGCCGCCACCCCGAGTGGCGCTACGACGCCGAGACGACCGGCATCCCCGCGATCAGCATGATGGCGCTGCCGCATCTCAGCGACGATCCGGACGCCTTCCTCGACGCGCTGGAGCCGGAGGTGCGCGGCTGGCCCGAGCGGCCCGCGCCCCAGCAGTGGCACGCCCTCTTCGGCGCCATCGCCTCCCGGATCGGCGGTAGGGAGGCCGCCGTCGAGCGCTCCGGATACTCGCTGCACCGCGTCGGACTGCTGCACAGGCTCTTCCCCGAGGCCCGCTTCGTGCATCTGTACCGCCACGGCCCGGATTGCGCCCTGTCGATGAGCCGCCACAACGGCTACCGGATGATCTCCCTGCTGCGTGAGATCGTCCGCCGCTCCGGCGTGGAGTCCGCGTCCGAGCTGACTGACGACCACATCAAGCAACTCCCGGACGATCTGGCCCCGTTGCTCAGCCCCCGTTACGATCCGTCGCTCGTGCTGGACCGGGAGATGCCCGTGCCGGAGTTCGGCACCCTGTGGTCCGAACTCGTCTGCGAGGGCGTGGAATCGCTCTCGGAGATCCCCGCCGGGCAGCGCACGTCGCTCTCCTACGAGCGTCTGCTGGACGCGCCCCGGCAGGAGCTGGCACGGCTGGCCGACTTCATCGGCGTGCAGCCGTTCGCGGAGTGGCTTGAGGAAGGCGACGAACTGCTCGACGGCACGGGCCGCCTGGGCTCCTCGCTGCGCCTGCCCGAGCGGGTACTCGCCGAACTGCGGGAGAACTGCGCACGCGGCGAGGAGGCGTTGGGCGTCAGCGGCTCCGACTCCCCTCGCCTGCCGCAGAGTTGA
- a CDS encoding ester cyclase, with amino-acid sequence MPDEDHYAKLLRRHMDVENAHRLEETLATLTEDCRFDDRALGRVYEGHGGAAEYYAMWWDAFDVQVSAEDLRFTSSGRAVARTWWRGLHVKTFLGLPATYRELELPVAIFVTLRDGLIAGEQLYWDRMTLFEQLGGVGLPAR; translated from the coding sequence ATGCCCGACGAGGACCACTACGCGAAGCTGCTGCGGCGGCACATGGACGTCGAGAACGCCCACCGGCTGGAGGAGACGCTGGCGACGCTGACGGAGGACTGCCGCTTCGACGACCGTGCGCTCGGGAGGGTCTACGAGGGCCACGGCGGGGCCGCCGAGTACTACGCGATGTGGTGGGACGCCTTCGACGTACAGGTGAGTGCCGAGGATCTGCGCTTCACGTCTTCCGGGAGGGCGGTGGCACGTACCTGGTGGCGGGGCCTGCACGTCAAGACGTTCCTCGGCCTCCCCGCGACGTACCGTGAACTGGAGCTGCCCGTCGCGATCTTCGTGACGCTCAGGGACGGCCTCATCGCCGGGGAGCAGCTCTACTGGGACCGCATGACGCTCTTCGAGCAGCTTGGCGGCGTGGGCCTCCCGGCCCGGTGA
- a CDS encoding winged helix-turn-helix domain-containing protein has product MTGMDRGAERDAVVLDAKGLRALAHPVRVQLVGLLRKHGPSTATRLAERLGVNSGTASYHLRQLDAAGFVEEDAERGNARERWWRSVHRSTRFDDIDLAEQEPEATLTYLHSVAAAYTLRAQRAVNEYHTLPRAWRAVADMSDWALRLTPAESRSLYEELAEVIGRYRRDSPGTPAPDGAERVMLVTQLFPELDTAPEGPEDTAPAGLAERIPDGPDAAPAGPE; this is encoded by the coding sequence ATGACCGGCATGGATCGCGGCGCCGAGAGGGACGCCGTCGTACTCGACGCCAAGGGGCTGCGTGCACTCGCACATCCCGTACGCGTGCAGCTCGTCGGACTGCTGCGCAAGCACGGGCCGTCCACGGCCACACGCCTCGCCGAGCGGCTGGGGGTCAACTCCGGTACGGCCAGCTACCACTTGCGCCAGCTCGACGCCGCGGGCTTCGTGGAGGAGGACGCCGAACGCGGCAACGCCCGGGAGCGGTGGTGGCGTTCGGTCCACCGCTCGACACGGTTCGACGACATCGACCTGGCCGAGCAGGAGCCGGAGGCGACGCTGACGTATCTCCACTCCGTCGCCGCCGCATACACGCTTCGGGCGCAGCGGGCGGTGAACGAGTACCACACGCTGCCGCGCGCCTGGCGCGCCGTCGCCGACATGAGCGACTGGGCGCTGCGGCTGACACCGGCCGAAAGCCGTTCCCTTTACGAGGAGTTGGCCGAGGTCATCGGCCGCTACCGGCGCGACTCCCCCGGGACCCCGGCCCCGGACGGCGCCGAACGCGTCATGCTCGTCACGCAGTTGTTCCCCGAACTGGACACCGCCCCGGAGGGGCCCGAAGACACCGCCCCGGCGGGGCTCGCAGAACGCATCCCGGACGGGCCGGACGCCGCCCCGGCGGGCCCGGAGTGA
- a CDS encoding MFS transporter — MTAASPSRAGSVGFWSSTRARYLMPIAFITYSLAYLDKSNYAIASAGGMAEELHLSAGLDSLIAASFFLGYFFFQIPGTIYAEQRSVRRMVAGSTVAWGLLATAQGVLSSPGQLIAVRFALGVVEGAVLPSLVLLLSRWFTKGERSRANTLLILGNPITVMWLSVLSGWLIEVSDWRTMFVVEGLPSVVWGLLCLKLIKDRPDEARWMSAHDREELRAALAAEQRATAESPGSALTGAEIAAAADGSQGPGVPGGTGAPATTADAPRAGAADYKKVLRSRPVVVLAAQYFFWSFGMYGFIFWLPSIVKKASGEGIGATGLISAIPYAFAVVAMLVNSRMSDRTGRRRAAVWPWLATGALALFASYLAGANFPLALTLLTVAGLCMYAPYGPYFAFVSELAPAGVAGAAVAAVNSFGALGSFAGTYLVGWVRGTPLGDAGAFGFMAACTLVSAALMFGVREPKVTPSATGTVSGRPHTAAPTAASGGGRG; from the coding sequence ATGACAGCGGCGTCTCCCTCCCGCGCCGGAAGCGTCGGCTTCTGGTCGTCCACCCGCGCCCGGTATCTGATGCCGATCGCGTTCATCACGTACTCGCTCGCCTATCTCGACAAGTCCAACTACGCGATCGCCTCGGCCGGAGGCATGGCCGAGGAACTGCATCTGTCCGCGGGCCTCGACTCCCTGATCGCCGCCTCCTTCTTCCTCGGCTACTTCTTCTTCCAGATCCCCGGCACGATCTACGCCGAGCAGCGCAGCGTGCGCCGCATGGTCGCCGGTTCCACCGTCGCGTGGGGTCTGCTCGCGACCGCGCAGGGCGTGCTCAGCAGCCCGGGGCAGCTCATCGCGGTGCGCTTCGCGCTCGGCGTGGTGGAGGGCGCGGTGCTGCCGTCGCTCGTGCTGCTGCTGAGCCGCTGGTTCACCAAGGGCGAGCGCAGCCGGGCCAACACCCTGCTGATCCTGGGCAATCCGATCACGGTCATGTGGCTCTCGGTGCTCTCCGGCTGGCTGATCGAGGTCTCGGACTGGCGGACGATGTTCGTCGTCGAGGGGCTGCCGTCCGTCGTCTGGGGTCTGCTGTGCCTGAAGCTCATCAAGGACCGCCCGGACGAGGCCCGTTGGATGAGCGCCCATGACCGCGAGGAGCTGCGTGCGGCGCTCGCCGCCGAGCAGCGGGCGACCGCCGAGTCACCCGGATCGGCCCTGACCGGCGCCGAGATCGCCGCCGCTGCGGACGGTTCGCAGGGTCCGGGCGTACCGGGCGGCACCGGCGCCCCTGCCACCACCGCCGACGCGCCGCGGGCCGGCGCGGCTGACTACAAGAAGGTGCTGCGCTCCCGTCCGGTCGTCGTGCTGGCGGCGCAGTACTTCTTCTGGTCGTTCGGCATGTACGGCTTCATCTTCTGGCTGCCTTCCATCGTGAAGAAGGCCTCCGGCGAGGGCATCGGCGCGACCGGGCTGATCTCGGCGATCCCCTACGCCTTCGCCGTCGTCGCGATGCTGGTCAACTCCCGTATGTCCGACCGCACCGGGCGCCGCCGCGCGGCCGTGTGGCCGTGGCTGGCCACGGGCGCGCTCGCGCTGTTCGCCTCGTATCTGGCGGGCGCGAACTTCCCCCTCGCGCTGACGCTGCTCACCGTCGCCGGGCTGTGCATGTACGCGCCCTACGGCCCGTACTTCGCGTTCGTCTCGGAGCTGGCACCGGCCGGTGTCGCGGGCGCGGCCGTCGCCGCCGTCAACTCCTTCGGTGCGCTGGGGTCGTTCGCGGGCACCTATCTCGTGGGCTGGGTGCGCGGCACGCCGCTCGGCGACGCGGGCGCCTTCGGCTTCATGGCGGCGTGCACGCTGGTCTCCGCCGCGTTGATGTTCGGCGTACGGGAGCCGAAGGTGACGCCGTCCGCTACCGGTACGGTGAGCGGGCGTCCGCACACCGCCGCCCCCACGGCGGCGAGCGGCGGCGGACGCGGCTGA
- a CDS encoding helix-turn-helix domain-containing protein, protein MSLVFRADEEPAASRVERLRHAVGDTVAPIDVRPSLDDGEIADRILMKEIGSLRVVAATLSPGSALRTPRLIRRSDPELCKIDLVVRGRLVVEQGGREASLGPGDFAFVDLSRPCGWSNASMSQGVAVMFPRSMLRLPPRDLTRLTALRIPGDEGTGALLSALVRQLPQHVEHQAADGARLGGAVLDLLSVAMAARLGEDVRRVPLEPRQRALLADVYAFIERRLGDPELTPAVIAAAHHISVRYLYKLFEPEGTTVSEWIRRRRLESCRRDLLDPSLAHRPVGAIAARWGLPNAAHFSRLFRDAYDVPPGRYRLERAGPVV, encoded by the coding sequence ATGAGCCTCGTCTTCCGGGCGGACGAAGAGCCGGCCGCGTCGCGTGTGGAGCGCCTGCGGCACGCCGTCGGCGACACCGTCGCGCCCATCGACGTACGGCCCTCGCTGGACGACGGTGAGATCGCCGACCGCATACTGATGAAGGAGATCGGCTCGCTGCGCGTCGTAGCCGCGACCCTCTCACCGGGCAGCGCGCTGCGCACGCCACGGCTGATCCGCCGCTCAGACCCCGAACTGTGCAAGATCGACCTGGTCGTACGGGGGCGGCTCGTCGTCGAACAGGGCGGCCGGGAAGCCTCGTTGGGCCCCGGAGACTTCGCCTTCGTCGACCTGTCGCGGCCGTGCGGCTGGTCCAACGCCTCGATGAGCCAGGGCGTCGCCGTGATGTTCCCCAGGTCGATGCTGAGGCTGCCGCCCAGGGACCTCACGCGGCTGACGGCCCTGCGCATCCCCGGCGACGAAGGCACGGGTGCGCTGCTGTCCGCTCTCGTACGGCAGTTGCCCCAGCACGTCGAGCACCAAGCCGCGGACGGGGCCAGGCTGGGCGGCGCCGTGCTCGATCTGCTGTCGGTGGCGATGGCGGCCAGGCTGGGGGAGGACGTACGGCGTGTGCCCCTGGAGCCGCGGCAGCGCGCGCTGCTGGCCGACGTCTACGCCTTCATCGAGCGGCGGCTGGGCGACCCGGAGCTGACCCCGGCGGTGATCGCCGCGGCACACCACATCTCCGTCCGCTACCTCTACAAGCTCTTCGAGCCCGAAGGCACCACCGTCTCGGAGTGGATCAGACGCCGCCGCCTCGAAAGCTGCCGTCGTGACCTGCTCGATCCGTCGCTGGCCCACAGGCCGGTCGGTGCGATCGCCGCGCGCTGGGGGCTGCCCAACGCGGCACACTTCAGCAGGCTCTTCCGCGACGCCTACGACGTGCCGCCCGGCCGGTACCGGCTGGAGCGCGCAGGCCCGGTGGTCTGA
- a CDS encoding aldehyde dehydrogenase has translation MTVHDRLFIDGDWTESTGTATLEVISPHTEEVVGRTPAGTRKDIDRAVAAARRAFDQGPWPHTDPGERAAAVGRIAGLLAQRRDEVAELITEEMGCPVTVSRLGQVGEAQAVWSWFAELGAGFTWEDERAAPMGTVTVRREPVGVVAAVVPWNGPQIVVAGKLAAALVAGCTAVVKPSPLAPLDCYPLAEMIQEAGIPPGVVNIVPGGADAGAHLVAHPGVDMVSFTGSVATGRRIGAVCGEHLKRCTLELGGKSAAIVLDDAELTATMGSLRTAALINSGQTCVAQTRVLASRARYDEVVDALAETARAMRTGDPSDPATELGPLVSESQRERVEGYVELGRKEGARLVTGGERPFPRGWYVTPAVFADVANDMRIAREEIFGPVLSVIPYDDEDDAVRIANDSEFGLAGSVWTADRERGLAVARRVRTGTYGVNTYGVQACAPLGGYKCSGVGRELGPEGLESYLECKSILHEGTACTTT, from the coding sequence ATGACCGTCCACGACCGGCTGTTCATCGACGGTGACTGGACCGAGTCCACGGGCACGGCCACGCTGGAGGTGATCTCGCCGCACACCGAGGAGGTCGTCGGCCGCACACCGGCCGGGACGCGCAAGGACATCGACCGTGCGGTGGCCGCCGCCCGCCGGGCCTTCGACCAGGGGCCCTGGCCGCACACGGACCCCGGGGAGCGGGCCGCCGCCGTGGGACGGATCGCCGGACTCCTCGCGCAGCGCCGCGACGAGGTCGCTGAGCTGATCACCGAGGAGATGGGCTGCCCCGTCACCGTCTCCCGTCTGGGGCAGGTCGGCGAGGCGCAGGCCGTATGGAGCTGGTTCGCGGAGCTGGGCGCGGGCTTCACGTGGGAGGACGAGCGGGCGGCGCCCATGGGCACGGTCACCGTGCGTCGCGAGCCGGTGGGCGTGGTGGCGGCTGTCGTGCCGTGGAACGGGCCGCAGATCGTCGTCGCGGGCAAGCTCGCGGCGGCACTGGTGGCCGGGTGCACGGCCGTGGTGAAGCCGTCGCCGCTCGCGCCGCTCGACTGCTATCCGCTGGCGGAGATGATCCAGGAGGCGGGGATACCGCCGGGGGTCGTCAACATCGTTCCCGGAGGCGCCGACGCCGGGGCACACCTCGTGGCGCACCCCGGCGTCGACATGGTCTCGTTCACCGGCTCGGTGGCCACGGGCCGCCGCATCGGCGCGGTCTGCGGCGAGCACCTCAAGCGCTGCACGCTCGAACTCGGCGGCAAGTCCGCCGCGATCGTCCTCGACGACGCCGAACTGACCGCCACCATGGGCTCGTTGCGGACGGCGGCGCTGATCAACAGCGGCCAGACATGTGTGGCGCAGACCCGCGTCCTCGCCTCCCGTGCCCGCTACGACGAGGTGGTCGACGCCCTCGCGGAGACGGCACGCGCCATGCGCACCGGTGACCCCTCCGACCCGGCGACCGAACTGGGGCCGCTGGTCAGCGAGTCGCAGCGGGAACGCGTCGAGGGCTATGTGGAACTCGGCCGCAAGGAGGGCGCCCGCCTGGTCACGGGCGGCGAACGCCCCTTCCCCCGCGGCTGGTACGTCACGCCGGCGGTCTTCGCCGACGTCGCCAACGACATGCGCATCGCCCGTGAGGAGATCTTCGGGCCGGTGCTGTCGGTCATCCCCTACGACGACGAGGACGACGCCGTACGCATCGCGAACGACAGCGAGTTCGGCCTGGCCGGCTCGGTGTGGACGGCGGACAGGGAACGCGGCCTCGCCGTCGCACGCCGCGTCCGCACCGGCACATACGGCGTCAACACCTACGGCGTCCAGGCGTGCGCGCCGCTCGGCGGCTACAAGTGCAGCGGTGTGGGACGGGAGTTGGGGCCGGAGGGCCTGGAGTCCTATCTGGAGTGCAAGTCGATCCTGCACGAGGGGACAGCGTGTACGACTACGTGA
- a CDS encoding class I SAM-dependent methyltransferase → MPFDHNDHYHRLLLRHVPYGCRTALDVGCGTGRFARRLAQRGIEVDAVDRSAQVIEAAVSAAPDDEAGNRPRFRLADVTSAQLPQGRYDFVSCLASVHHMPFRPAVEALRGALAPGGTLVVLGCYPERSPVDYAWSGAAIPVNAVARAAVAVRERCAGGRSVLPRLSPGVPPRVRAPVARPEVPLKQIRQQAAELLPGSTVRRLLFWRYLLVYRR, encoded by the coding sequence ATGCCGTTCGACCACAACGACCACTACCACCGGCTGCTGCTGCGCCATGTCCCGTACGGCTGCCGCACGGCGCTGGACGTCGGCTGCGGTACGGGCCGGTTCGCGCGGAGGCTCGCACAGCGGGGGATCGAGGTGGACGCGGTGGACCGGTCGGCGCAGGTGATCGAGGCGGCCGTGTCCGCCGCGCCGGACGACGAGGCCGGGAACCGCCCGCGTTTCCGCCTGGCCGACGTCACCAGCGCCCAACTGCCGCAGGGGCGCTATGACTTCGTCTCCTGCCTGGCGAGCGTTCACCACATGCCGTTCCGCCCCGCCGTCGAGGCTCTGCGCGGCGCGCTCGCCCCCGGCGGCACCCTCGTCGTCCTGGGCTGCTACCCCGAGCGGTCGCCCGTGGACTACGCATGGAGCGGGGCGGCGATCCCGGTGAACGCGGTGGCGCGTGCCGCGGTCGCCGTACGGGAGCGGTGCGCCGGCGGCCGGTCCGTACTGCCCCGCCTGTCGCCTGGCGTACCGCCCCGCGTACGGGCTCCCGTCGCACGGCCCGAGGTGCCGCTGAAGCAGATCCGGCAGCAGGCGGCCGAGCTGCTGCCCGGGTCCACGGTCCGCAGGCTTCTCTTCTGGCGCTATCTGCTGGTCTACCGCAGATGA
- a CDS encoding GMC family oxidoreductase, whose translation MYDYVIVGAGSAGCVLAARLSEDPSTRVLLLEAGPPDDAREIAVPGAMFALFKSERDWDYSTTGTRALYYPRGRTLGGSSSVNGTLYVRGHRAGYDGWRDDHGCTGWGYDDLLPYFRKAEDGPLSVEPQRHVHPLHHAWVAAARAQGLAPADDFDAAEPDGGAGLFRTTQRRGRRWSTADAYLRPAAGRGNLTVTTGAFVTRVDFEGRRARGVRYLHEGRELRAEAAREVVLCGGAVNSPHLLMLSGIGPPAALRAHGIGVVAASPNVGANLQDHPLCTPMWHLPHTRNLWEQATFRNMLAWLLLRRGPLASNGGGSLALTRSRDGLAAPDLLLGAMPTPVIDQGLRMPTERRMTMLVAALAPRSRGGVSLRSPDPAVPPAIDPGFLSDERDLDVLVTGVRLARRIAAREPLAGLTPGEDVPGDRDVAEWVRSTVHTLFHPTSSCAMSSSPASVCDPLLRVRGVDGLRIVDASVLPAVPHAPPNAAVIAVAERAADLIRGAVPLSV comes from the coding sequence GTGTACGACTACGTGATCGTCGGCGCCGGGAGCGCCGGTTGCGTGCTGGCGGCACGGCTGAGCGAGGACCCCTCGACGCGGGTGCTGCTGCTGGAGGCCGGGCCGCCCGACGACGCCAGGGAGATCGCGGTGCCCGGCGCGATGTTCGCGCTGTTCAAGTCCGAGCGCGACTGGGACTACTCCACCACCGGCACACGGGCCCTCTACTATCCGCGCGGACGCACCCTCGGAGGCAGCTCCTCCGTCAACGGCACGCTGTACGTCCGCGGTCACCGTGCCGGATACGACGGTTGGCGCGACGACCACGGCTGCACCGGGTGGGGCTACGACGACCTCCTCCCGTACTTCCGCAAGGCGGAGGACGGGCCGCTGAGCGTCGAACCCCAGCGTCATGTACATCCCCTGCACCACGCCTGGGTGGCTGCCGCCAGGGCACAGGGACTGGCACCCGCCGACGACTTCGACGCGGCCGAACCGGACGGCGGCGCCGGGCTGTTCCGTACCACTCAGCGCCGCGGCAGGCGCTGGTCCACCGCCGACGCCTATCTGCGGCCCGCCGCCGGGCGCGGCAACCTCACCGTCACCACCGGTGCGTTCGTGACCCGCGTCGACTTCGAAGGCCGCCGGGCGCGCGGCGTGCGCTACCTGCACGAAGGACGGGAGCTGCGGGCGGAGGCCGCCAGGGAGGTCGTGCTGTGCGGCGGCGCCGTCAACTCGCCCCATCTGCTGATGCTTTCGGGCATCGGCCCGCCCGCCGCGCTGCGCGCTCACGGCATCGGCGTGGTCGCCGCCTCGCCGAACGTCGGCGCGAACCTCCAGGACCATCCGCTGTGCACCCCGATGTGGCACCTGCCGCACACCCGCAACCTCTGGGAACAGGCGACGTTTCGGAACATGCTGGCCTGGCTGCTGCTGCGCCGCGGTCCGCTCGCGTCCAACGGCGGCGGTTCCCTGGCCCTCACTCGCAGCCGAGACGGCCTCGCCGCGCCCGATCTGCTGCTCGGCGCCATGCCGACTCCCGTGATCGACCAGGGACTTCGGATGCCCACGGAGCGCCGGATGACGATGCTCGTCGCGGCCCTGGCGCCCCGAAGCCGCGGCGGCGTCTCACTGCGCTCGCCCGACCCGGCGGTGCCTCCCGCGATCGACCCCGGGTTCCTCTCCGACGAGAGGGATCTGGACGTGCTGGTGACCGGCGTACGGCTGGCCCGGCGGATCGCCGCGCGTGAACCGCTCGCGGGGCTGACGCCCGGCGAGGACGTCCCCGGAGACCGGGACGTCGCCGAGTGGGTCCGCTCGACGGTGCACACCCTCTTCCACCCGACGAGCAGTTGCGCCATGAGCTCTTCCCCGGCGTCGGTCTGCGACCCGCTGCTGCGCGTACGAGGCGTGGACGGCTTGCGGATCGTGGATGCCTCCGTGCTGCCCGCCGTACCGCACGCGCCTCCCAACGCGGCCGTCATCGCGGTCGCCGAACGGGCCGCCGACCTCATACGGGGCGCGGTCCCGCTGAGCGTCTGA
- a CDS encoding FAD-dependent monooxygenase, which yields MKSQVAGVFRRGDLFLAGDAAHRFPPTGGFGMNSGIQDAHNLAWKLHLVLEGRAGPGLLDTYEQERRPIAEFNSRQSSQNAATLAETGFGPGVYDVAAELESADDESAREARRRIRAALPRQLSQFDALGQDLGFRYEEGALVPDGVPVPSAEERQLRFTALAGPGFRAPHHVLHRDGRALSTLDLFGDSFVLLAASDGGGWVRAAREAAAERRLPLGCRRIAPDGELADLAVGVAADLGAGPAVEAAAGPVTWEAAYGTGPSGACLIRPDGHVAWRTDRAAPSSAAHVLGAVLDRVLHRR from the coding sequence ATGAAGTCACAGGTCGCCGGGGTCTTCCGCAGGGGGGATCTGTTCCTGGCCGGGGACGCCGCGCACCGCTTCCCGCCGACTGGCGGCTTCGGCATGAACTCCGGCATCCAGGACGCGCACAACCTGGCGTGGAAGCTCCACCTCGTACTGGAGGGGCGGGCCGGGCCCGGACTGCTGGACACCTATGAGCAGGAGCGGCGGCCGATCGCGGAGTTCAACAGCAGGCAGAGCAGCCAGAACGCGGCGACGCTCGCCGAGACCGGCTTCGGGCCCGGCGTCTACGACGTCGCCGCCGAACTGGAGAGCGCCGACGATGAGTCGGCACGGGAGGCACGGCGGCGCATCCGTGCGGCGCTGCCCAGGCAGCTCTCCCAGTTCGACGCGCTCGGTCAGGACCTCGGCTTCCGCTACGAAGAGGGGGCGCTGGTCCCCGACGGCGTGCCGGTGCCGTCCGCCGAGGAGCGGCAGCTTCGCTTCACGGCGCTGGCCGGGCCGGGCTTCCGTGCGCCGCACCATGTGCTGCACCGCGACGGGCGGGCGCTGTCCACGCTCGATCTGTTCGGCGACTCGTTCGTGCTGCTCGCGGCCTCCGACGGGGGCGGCTGGGTACGGGCGGCGCGCGAGGCGGCGGCGGAGCGGCGGCTGCCGCTCGGCTGCCGACGGATCGCGCCCGACGGGGAGTTGGCGGATCTCGCGGTGGGTGTCGCTGCGGACCTCGGGGCGGGGCCCGCGGTGGAGGCCGCTGCTGGACCCGTCACATGGGAGGCGGCCTACGGCACCGGTCCCTCGGGTGCCTGTCTCATACGTCCGGACGGCCATGTCGCCTGGCGTACTGACCGGGCCGCGCCCTCGTCGGCGGCGCACGTCCTGGGCGCGGTCCTCGACCGGGTGCTTCACCGCAGGTGA
- a CDS encoding IclR family transcriptional regulator: MTAPPGDDMLGRGLRLLTVLADHPSGMGVSAAARGAGLPVSSAHRLLGRLAAERFVAYDEDTRRYSLGVRVLEFSRGFQRSPAGYSAAAAPMRRLAARTGLPAIAGILDGSEVLLVLSAEGTQHLQLRSAEGTRNPWHATSMGQALASLLPEEELAALLGAGLPSPTKHTVTDPEALRERLALVRERGWAEVDEENEVGVRSIATVVPDLNGGLRPRLAVSLGATVVLTTWDELHGHVPALRACAEEIASLLG; this comes from the coding sequence GTGACCGCACCGCCCGGCGACGACATGCTCGGCCGGGGCCTGCGCCTGCTGACCGTACTGGCGGACCACCCTTCGGGCATGGGCGTCAGTGCCGCCGCACGCGGCGCGGGCCTGCCGGTCAGCAGCGCACACCGGCTGCTGGGACGGCTGGCCGCCGAGCGCTTCGTCGCCTACGACGAGGACACCCGCCGCTACTCGCTGGGCGTACGCGTCCTGGAGTTCTCCCGCGGCTTCCAGCGCTCCCCCGCGGGCTACTCGGCTGCCGCCGCGCCGATGCGGCGCCTCGCCGCCCGTACGGGACTGCCCGCCATCGCCGGAATCCTCGACGGCAGCGAGGTGCTGCTGGTGCTCAGCGCGGAGGGCACCCAGCACCTCCAACTGCGCAGCGCCGAGGGCACCCGCAACCCCTGGCACGCCACGTCCATGGGCCAGGCCCTCGCCTCGCTGCTCCCCGAGGAGGAGCTGGCGGCGCTGCTCGGCGCCGGGCTGCCCTCGCCCACGAAGCACACGGTCACCGATCCGGAGGCGCTGCGCGAGCGGCTCGCCCTCGTAAGGGAGCGGGGCTGGGCGGAGGTCGACGAGGAGAACGAGGTCGGGGTGCGCTCCATCGCCACCGTCGTCCCCGATCTCAACGGCGGTCTGCGTCCCCGGCTCGCGGTATCGCTCGGCGCCACCGTCGTGCTCACCACGTGGGACGAACTCCACGGCCACGTACCGGCGTTGCGGGCCTGCGCGGAGGAGATCGCGTCACTGCTGGGGTGA